The Candidatus Bipolaricaulota bacterium genomic sequence TCGGGCAGGCGCGGAAGCTGATCGAGAGGAACTTCGGCAAGGAGTATCTCGCAGAGAAGCCGCGTCGCTACCGGAACAAGAAGCGCTCCCAAGACGCGCACGAGGCGATCCGGCCGACCGACCCAGCGCGGACCCCAGAGACGGTCGCCCCTTATCTATCCCCGGACCAGCGGAAGCTCTATACCCTGATCTACAACCGTTTCCTGGCGACGCAGATGGCTCCGGCCGTCTATCGCCAGCGGAAGGTGATCGTCCAGGCCGGGGATTACATCCTCGAGGCGGCCGGGAGCACCCTCGTCTTCCCCGGGTTTCTCAAACTCTTCCCCGAACCGAAAAAGAAGGATGAGCAGGAGATCCCGAGCGGGCTGCGTCAGGGTGAGGCCCTGAAGCTGGTGAAAATCGAGAAGGTGCAGAAGTTCACCGAACCGCCCCGTCGTTATTCCGAGGCCGGGTTGGTCAACCTCCTCGAGAAGGAGGGAGTCGGCCGGCCGAGCACGTACGCCTCGATCATCTCGGTGATCCAGGAGCGGGGCTACGCGGTGAAGGAGCGGGGGAGCCTCCGTCCCACCCTCCTCGGTCAGGTCGTCGTCGATTTTCTCAAGCGCTACTTCGCCGAGACGGTCGAGCCGAAGTTCACCGCGCATATGGAGGACGACCTCGATCGGATCGAAGAGGGGACCCTCACGCGGCTCGATGCCCTCCGCGAGTTCTACGCCCCGTTCTCCGCCCGGCTTTCCGCCCTGGAATCGGTCCTCGGGAACGGGGGGAAGCGGCCGTTCCGGGTGATGAGCGACCTGAATTGCGATAAGTGCGGGGCGCCGATGGAACTCCGCTACTGGAAGGGGACGTATTTCCTCGGCTGCTCCAACTACCCGGAGTGCAAGAACACGGTCAACCTCCCACCCGATCTTCCCTACAAGTACATCGACGGGAAGCTGATCGTGCGCGAGGCGCTCGCCGAGTACGCGGCGAAGGACGCGCAGACGATCCCCTGTCCGGAGTGCGGCGCGCCGATGGAGCTTCGCACCGGCCGCTACGGCCGCTACTACAAGTGCACCAACCCCGAATGCGGGAAGACCGCCCCGGTCTCGACCGGAGTTCCCTGCCCGAAGTGCGGGGAAGGGGTACTCGTCGAGAAGTATTCGACCAAAACGCGGCGCACGTTCTACAGCTGCAGCAATTATCCCAAATGCCGGTTCGCCGTCTCCGAGCGGCCGGTAAAGGTCTGCCCGAGCTGCGGCGCTGGGGTGCTGGTGGAGAAGGGCGGCAAGCTCAAGTGCACCAACAAGGAATGCGCCTACGAGGAGCCGATTGAGCCCTGATTACGCCTTCTCGGCGAGGAGCTTGAACCACTCCAGCCGCTTCCGGAGATCGGAGTCCTGCAGCTTGGCAAGCGCCTCTTTCTGGATCTGGCGGACCCGCTCGCGACTGATTCCGAACTCAAGCCCGACTTCGTCCAGGGTGCGCGGCTGGTAGTCGTTCAGCCCGTAGCGGAGCTCGAGGATCCGTCGTTCGCGCTCGGTCAGCCGCTCGTCGAGTGCCTTCTCCAGCTCCTGGACGAGCAGGTGCTCGAACGTCTCCTTCTCCGGCGACTCGGCGGTGCGGTCGGCGATGAAATCGCCGAGGACCGAGCC encodes the following:
- the topA gene encoding type I DNA topoisomerase, with translation MGLKKLIIVESPTKARTISAFLGKEYLVLSSQGHVRDLPKKDLGVDIENDFTPKFETKRTKQVKLLRDAAKGAQAIYLATDHDREGEAIAYDLYTILKRVVPDESAFSRPVFNEITKRVILEALKSPSQIDLNKVEAQRTRRILDRLVGYQVSPLLSRIIAGSKYEGLSAGRVQSVALRFLCDREAEIASFVPKEYWEISVELSDSGTFVASLTKKDGKKFVVRSAGEAEAVEAELRAARIAVKAVEEKERLRQPPPPFITSSMQQAASSTLGFSPKRTMRVAQELYEGVALPDGTTGLITYMRTDSVRMSDEAIGQARKLIERNFGKEYLAEKPRRYRNKKRSQDAHEAIRPTDPARTPETVAPYLSPDQRKLYTLIYNRFLATQMAPAVYRQRKVIVQAGDYILEAAGSTLVFPGFLKLFPEPKKKDEQEIPSGLRQGEALKLVKIEKVQKFTEPPRRYSEAGLVNLLEKEGVGRPSTYASIISVIQERGYAVKERGSLRPTLLGQVVVDFLKRYFAETVEPKFTAHMEDDLDRIEEGTLTRLDALREFYAPFSARLSALESVLGNGGKRPFRVMSDLNCDKCGAPMELRYWKGTYFLGCSNYPECKNTVNLPPDLPYKYIDGKLIVREALAEYAAKDAQTIPCPECGAPMELRTGRYGRYYKCTNPECGKTAPVSTGVPCPKCGEGVLVEKYSTKTRRTFYSCSNYPKCRFAVSERPVKVCPSCGAGVLVEKGGKLKCTNKECAYEEPIEP